From Streptomyces asiaticus, one genomic window encodes:
- a CDS encoding aminoglycoside phosphotransferase family protein, which produces MASAPRPDGRDTDRVPVPKRLLDALSDDPASAVRSWLDALPGTAGRQLAAWELTLERVAMPGGRHGLVALVRQADGAPAALKFPVPGPDADRERAALAHWNGWGAARLLRADPDTGALLLERLHGAVSLRSLPEPKALLEAAGTVRRLWVPPPEGHPFASVSGRTEEEREILRVLGTGGWAAEARPLTDEALELRAALPSEPPEEVLLHGAFRQGKVLAGERAPWLAVGPAPVVGERAYDLARLVLDRCEDLAAGPGPAAAARRRVAKLADSLDVDRDRLRGWSLYRAVETGLRHAAAGDHRRAELLLEFAGWL; this is translated from the coding sequence ATGGCATCGGCACCACGGCCCGACGGCCGCGATACGGACCGCGTCCCCGTGCCGAAGCGGCTTCTGGACGCGCTGAGCGACGACCCCGCGAGCGCCGTGCGGAGCTGGCTTGACGCCCTCCCCGGGACGGCCGGGCGGCAGCTGGCGGCCTGGGAGCTGACCCTGGAGCGGGTCGCGATGCCCGGGGGGCGTCATGGGCTCGTCGCGCTCGTACGGCAGGCGGACGGCGCCCCGGCGGCGCTGAAGTTCCCGGTCCCCGGCCCGGACGCGGACCGTGAGCGGGCCGCCCTCGCGCACTGGAACGGCTGGGGCGCGGCCCGGCTGCTGCGCGCCGACCCGGACACCGGTGCGCTGCTGCTCGAGCGGCTGCACGGCGCGGTGTCGCTGCGTTCGCTGCCCGAGCCGAAGGCGCTGCTGGAGGCGGCGGGCACGGTGCGGCGGCTGTGGGTGCCGCCGCCCGAGGGGCATCCGTTCGCGTCGGTCTCCGGACGTACCGAGGAGGAGCGGGAGATCCTGCGGGTGCTCGGCACCGGGGGCTGGGCGGCGGAGGCCCGTCCGCTCACCGACGAGGCGCTGGAGCTGCGGGCGGCGCTGCCCTCCGAGCCGCCCGAGGAGGTGCTGCTGCACGGCGCCTTCCGGCAGGGGAAGGTGCTGGCCGGGGAGCGCGCGCCCTGGCTCGCGGTGGGTCCGGCGCCGGTCGTGGGCGAGCGCGCGTACGACCTGGCGCGGCTGGTGCTCGACCGCTGCGAGGACCTGGCCGCCGGCCCCGGCCCCGCCGCGGCCGCGCGCCGCCGGGTCGCCAAGCTGGCGGACTCCCTGGACGTCGACCGCGACCGGCTGCGCGGCTGGTCCCTCTACCGCGCCGTCGAGACGGGCCTGCGCCACGCGGCGGCGGGCGACCACCGGCGCGCGGAGCTGCTGCTGGAGTTCGCGGGCTGGCTCTGA
- the rimP gene encoding ribosome maturation factor RimP, translated as MSTTQSERLRGLLEPLVSARDLDLEEVEVTPAGRRRVLRVVVDSDDGVQLDTCAELSRDISKTLDDTEAMGQTAYVLEVTSPGAERPLTEPRHYRRATGRLMRARLAGGDELVARIVSVDDEGLDLEVPGVKGRKPTARRLAFEEISKARVEIEFNRKPADKAAGEDDESKEEA; from the coding sequence ATGAGCACCACCCAGAGCGAGAGGCTGCGCGGACTGCTGGAACCGCTCGTCAGCGCGCGAGACCTGGATCTGGAAGAGGTCGAGGTGACACCGGCCGGGCGGCGGCGCGTGCTGAGAGTGGTCGTGGACTCCGACGACGGCGTCCAGCTGGACACGTGTGCGGAGCTGAGCCGGGACATCTCCAAGACCCTCGACGACACGGAGGCCATGGGCCAGACCGCGTACGTCCTCGAGGTCACCTCTCCCGGCGCCGAGCGCCCTCTGACCGAGCCGCGCCACTACCGCCGCGCCACCGGCCGCCTCATGAGAGCGCGCCTCGCCGGAGGCGACGAGCTGGTGGCCCGGATCGTCTCGGTGGACGACGAGGGCCTCGATCTGGAAGTTCCCGGTGTGAAGGGGCGCAAGCCCACCGCCAGGCGGCTGGCCTTCGAGGAGATCTCCAAGGCCCGGGTGGAGATCGAGTTCAACCGCAAGCCCGCGGACAAGGCCGCGGGCGAGGACGACGAGAGCAAGGAGGAGGCGTAG
- the truB gene encoding tRNA pseudouridine(55) synthase TruB: MTRKSRAGSGAPDGLVIVDKPAGFTSHDVVAKMRRFAGTRRVGHAGTLDPMATGVLVVGVEKATRLLGHLALTEKEYRGTIRLGQTTVTDDAEGEITASEGADGVDPGAVQAGIEELTGDIQQVPSKVSAIKIDGKRSYARAREGEEFAIPARPVTVSSFVLHDRREAKAEDGTTVLDLDVTVVCSSGTYIRALARDLGAGLGVGGHLTALRRTRVGPYGLESARTLERLEESLEILPIAEAAAAAFPRWDVDERQARLLGNGVRIDMPSGAPGAPGPGPVAVFGPEGRFLALVEESKGKAKSLAVFV; this comes from the coding sequence ATGACGCGTAAGAGCAGGGCCGGTTCCGGGGCACCGGACGGCCTGGTGATCGTCGACAAACCGGCCGGTTTCACCTCGCACGACGTCGTCGCCAAGATGCGCCGCTTCGCCGGCACCAGGCGGGTCGGCCACGCCGGGACGCTGGACCCGATGGCCACGGGCGTGCTCGTGGTCGGCGTGGAGAAGGCCACCCGGCTGCTGGGCCATCTGGCGCTGACCGAGAAGGAGTACCGGGGCACCATCCGGCTCGGGCAGACCACGGTCACCGATGACGCGGAGGGCGAGATCACCGCCTCGGAGGGCGCCGACGGGGTCGACCCGGGCGCCGTCCAGGCCGGGATCGAGGAGCTGACCGGGGACATCCAGCAGGTCCCCTCGAAGGTCAGCGCCATCAAGATCGACGGCAAGCGCTCCTACGCACGGGCGCGGGAGGGCGAGGAGTTCGCGATTCCGGCACGTCCGGTGACCGTCTCCTCCTTCGTCCTCCACGACCGTCGCGAGGCCAAGGCGGAGGACGGCACCACCGTCCTCGACCTGGACGTCACGGTGGTGTGCTCCTCCGGCACCTACATCCGGGCCCTGGCGCGCGACCTGGGCGCCGGGCTCGGCGTGGGCGGCCATCTCACGGCCCTGCGCCGGACCCGGGTCGGTCCGTACGGGCTGGAGTCCGCCAGGACGCTGGAGCGGCTGGAGGAGTCGCTGGAGATCCTGCCCATCGCGGAGGCGGCGGCCGCCGCGTTCCCGCGCTGGGACGTGGACGAGCGCCAGGCCCGGCTGCTGGGCAACGGGGTACGGATCGACATGCCGTCGGGGGCGCCGGGGGCGCCGGGTCCGGGGCCGGTCGCGGTCTTCGGGCCGGAGGGGCGCTTTCTGGCCCTGGTGGAGGAGTCGAAGGGCAAGGCGAAGAGCCTGGCCGTCTTCGTATGA
- a CDS encoding bifunctional riboflavin kinase/FAD synthetase, protein MQRWRGLEDIPEDWGRSVVTIGSYDGVHRGHQLIIGRAVARARELGVPAVVVTFDPHPSEVVRPGSHPPLLATHQRRAELMAGLGVDAVLILPFTAEFSRLTPADFVVKVLVDKLHARVVVEGPNFRFGHKAAGNVAFLRELGTTYDYEVEVIDLYERGEAGGGEPFSSTLVRRLVAEGDVTGAMEVLGRPHRVEGVVVRGAQRGRELGFPTANLETPPHTAIPADGVYAGWLTAQGEAMPAAISVGTNPQFDGTERTVEAYAIDRVGLDLYGLHVEVDFLAYLRGQEKFDSIEALLERMAVDVKRARELVEEHGSR, encoded by the coding sequence GTGCAGCGCTGGCGTGGCTTGGAGGACATCCCCGAGGACTGGGGGCGCAGCGTCGTCACCATCGGTTCCTACGACGGGGTGCACCGAGGACACCAGCTGATCATCGGCCGTGCCGTGGCACGGGCGCGTGAGCTGGGCGTACCGGCGGTCGTGGTCACCTTCGACCCGCACCCGAGCGAGGTCGTCCGGCCCGGCAGCCATCCACCGCTGCTCGCCACCCACCAGCGGCGCGCGGAGCTGATGGCCGGGCTGGGCGTGGACGCGGTGCTGATCCTGCCGTTCACGGCGGAGTTCTCGCGGCTCACCCCCGCCGACTTCGTGGTGAAGGTGCTGGTGGACAAGTTGCACGCCCGGGTCGTGGTGGAGGGCCCGAACTTCCGCTTCGGCCACAAGGCCGCCGGGAACGTGGCCTTCCTGCGTGAGCTCGGCACCACGTACGACTACGAGGTCGAGGTCATCGACTTGTACGAGCGCGGCGAGGCGGGCGGCGGCGAGCCGTTCTCCTCCACGCTGGTGCGCCGCCTGGTCGCGGAGGGCGATGTCACGGGCGCGATGGAGGTCCTGGGGCGGCCGCACCGGGTCGAGGGCGTGGTGGTGCGCGGTGCGCAGCGCGGCCGTGAGCTGGGCTTCCCGACGGCCAACCTGGAGACCCCGCCGCACACCGCGATCCCGGCCGACGGCGTCTACGCCGGCTGGCTGACGGCGCAGGGCGAGGCGATGCCCGCCGCGATCTCGGTCGGCACCAATCCGCAGTTCGACGGGACCGAGCGGACGGTCGAGGCGTATGCGATCGACCGGGTCGGACTGGATCTGTACGGACTCCACGTCGAGGTCGACTTCCTCGCCTATCTGCGGGGCCAGGAGAAGTTCGACTCGATCGAGGCGCTGCTGGAGCGCATGGCGGTCGATGTGAAGCGGGCGCGGGAGCTTGTGGAGGAGCACGGGAGCCGCTGA
- a CDS encoding YlxR family protein — protein MSGRTRAGACPERTCVGCRDRAAKNDLLRIVLIEGVCVPDRRGTLPGRGAYVHPTRVCLDLAVRRRAFSRAFRGPGALDTTALRRFVEQGEQATP, from the coding sequence GTGTCTGGCCGCACGCGAGCTGGTGCCTGCCCTGAGAGAACCTGTGTGGGATGCCGGGATCGGGCGGCCAAGAACGATCTGCTGCGCATCGTGTTGATCGAGGGTGTTTGTGTCCCCGACCGGCGCGGTACGCTCCCCGGTCGGGGTGCTTATGTTCACCCCACACGGGTCTGCCTTGACCTGGCGGTTCGCCGCCGGGCCTTTTCCCGGGCCTTCAGGGGGCCGGGAGCGCTCGACACCACGGCGCTCCGCCGGTTTGTCGAGCAGGGTGAACAGGCGACACCCTGA
- a CDS encoding DUF503 domain-containing protein, whose product MYVGTLSFDLLLGDVRSLKEKRSVVRPIVAELHRKFAVSVAEVGDQDLYRRAQVGLAMVSGDAGHLTEVLDRCERLVAARPEVELLAVRRRFHGGDDE is encoded by the coding sequence ATGTATGTAGGGACGTTGTCCTTTGACCTGCTTCTCGGCGACGTACGGTCGTTGAAGGAGAAGCGCTCCGTCGTCCGCCCGATCGTCGCCGAGCTGCACCGCAAATTCGCGGTGAGCGTGGCGGAGGTCGGTGACCAGGACCTCTACCGCAGGGCCCAGGTCGGCCTGGCGATGGTCTCCGGGGACGCGGGCCACCTCACCGAGGTACTCGACCGCTGCGAGCGGCTGGTGGCGGCGCGGCCGGAAGTGGAGCTGCTGGCCGTGCGACGGCGGTTCCACGGTGGCGATGATGAATGA
- the rbfA gene encoding 30S ribosome-binding factor RbfA, whose amino-acid sequence MSDTARARKLADRIRVVVAETLQRRIKDPRLGYVTITDTRITGDLREATVFYTVFGDDEERAASAAALESAKGVLRSEVGRQTGVRFTPTLTFVPDALPENARTIDDLLAKAREADAQVREASSGAAYAGEADPYRKPGQEDDEEPGAEGKGSADA is encoded by the coding sequence ATGAGCGACACCGCGCGGGCACGCAAGCTGGCGGACCGCATCCGGGTCGTGGTCGCGGAGACCCTTCAGCGGCGGATCAAGGACCCGCGGCTCGGCTATGTGACCATCACCGACACCCGGATCACCGGTGATCTGCGGGAGGCGACCGTCTTCTACACGGTCTTCGGCGATGACGAGGAGCGGGCGGCCTCCGCCGCGGCCCTGGAGAGCGCCAAGGGCGTGCTGCGGTCGGAGGTCGGGCGCCAGACGGGGGTGCGCTTCACCCCGACCCTGACGTTCGTCCCGGACGCGCTGCCGGAGAACGCCCGCACCATCGACGATCTCCTCGCCAAGGCCAGGGAGGCGGACGCCCAGGTGCGCGAGGCGTCCTCGGGCGCCGCTTACGCGGGCGAAGCCGACCCGTACCGCAAGCCCGGCCAGGAGGACGACGAGGAGCCCGGCGCCGAGGGCAAGGGTTCAGCGGACGCATGA
- a CDS encoding ferritin-like domain-containing protein: MAARADHSAVGERAAALRAAQAALAAEHAAVYGYGVVGGRIGDDRLAEAREGYAAHRARRDDLARTVRDLDGRPTSAAPAYALPFAVPDAPAAVRLAAELENRVAAVYADLVRASTGSLRRQAAGALREAAVRAVRWRGGGVAFPGLTEHATPATPSASPSGGSDGV; encoded by the coding sequence ATGGCCGCTCGAGCAGACCACTCGGCCGTCGGCGAACGCGCCGCGGCACTCAGGGCCGCGCAGGCGGCGCTCGCCGCCGAGCACGCCGCGGTGTACGGCTACGGCGTCGTCGGCGGCCGGATCGGCGACGACCGGCTCGCGGAGGCGCGCGAGGGCTACGCCGCGCACCGCGCGCGCCGGGACGACCTCGCCCGCACCGTGCGCGACTTAGACGGCCGCCCCACCAGCGCGGCGCCCGCCTACGCCCTGCCCTTCGCGGTGCCGGACGCGCCCGCCGCGGTGCGGCTCGCGGCCGAGCTGGAGAACCGGGTCGCCGCCGTCTACGCCGACCTCGTACGGGCCTCGACCGGATCCCTGCGCCGCCAGGCGGCAGGCGCGCTGCGGGAGGCGGCGGTCCGGGCGGTGCGCTGGCGGGGCGGCGGCGTAGCCTTCCCTGGGCTCACCGAACACGCCACACCGGCCACTCCGTCGGCGTCGCCGAGCGGTGGGTCGGACGGGGTGTGA
- the infB gene encoding translation initiation factor IF-2 produces the protein MAKVRVYELAKEFGVESKVVMAKLQELGEFVRSASSTIEAPVVRKLTDAFQGGNGSGRAAGKPSAPRKATPKPPTPGPAAARPAAPKPPAPGPKPAGAPEGQRGTPSAAPTPGPRPTPAARPAAGPKPGPAPAAPAQPEFTAPPTPAPKPAAAKPGAPAKPGATPGPRPGARPGAPGQGQGQGGQREGGQREGGQGGRGGPRPGQERPRPGGPRPAGPRPGNNPFTSGGSTGMARPQAPRPGGAPRPGGQPGGGPRPQGGGQGGPGRGQGGPGGPRPTPGQMPRPQGAQGGGPRPGPGGARPNPGMMPQRPAAGPRPGPGGGGGGRGPGGGGRPGGGGRPGGGGGFAGRPGGGGGGRPGGGGGFAGRPGGPGGGGGFGGGGGRPGFGGRPGGPGGRGGTQGAFGRPGGPARRGRKSKRQRRQEYEAMQAPSVGGVMLPRGNGQTVRLSRGASLTDFAEKINANPASLVAVMLNLGEMVTATQSVSDETLQLLADEMNYNVEIVSPEEEDRELLESFDIEFGEDEGGEEMLSARPPVVTVMGHVDHGKTRLLDAIRKTNVVAGEAGGITQHIGAYQVSTEVNDEERRITFIDTPGHEAFTAMRARGAKSTDIAILVVAANDGVMPQTIEALNHAKAADVPIVVAVNKIDVEGADPTKVRGQLTEYGLVAEEYGGDTMFVDISAKQGLHIDSLLEAVVLTADASLDLRANSEQDAQGIAIEAHLDRGRGAVATVLVQRGTLRVGDTMVVGDAYGRVRAMLDDNGNNVAEAGPATPVLVLGLTNVPGAGDNFLVVDEDRTARQIAEKRAARERNAAFAKRTRRVSLEDLDKVLKAGQVQQLNLIIKGDASGSVEALESSLLQLDVGEEVDLRVLHRGVGAVTETDIDLATGSDAIVIGFNVRADGRATQMAEREGVDVRYYSVIYQVIEEIEAALKGMLKPEYEEVELGTAEIREVFRSSKLGNIAGVLIRSGEVKRNTKARLVRDGKVIAENLNIEGLRRFKDDVTEIREGFEGGINLGSYNDIKVDDVIATYEMREKPRG, from the coding sequence GTGGCTAAGGTCCGGGTATACGAACTCGCCAAGGAGTTCGGAGTCGAGAGCAAGGTCGTCATGGCCAAGCTCCAGGAACTCGGTGAATTTGTACGTTCGGCGTCCTCGACGATCGAGGCGCCGGTTGTGCGCAAGTTGACTGACGCTTTCCAGGGTGGCAACGGCTCCGGCCGCGCCGCCGGTAAGCCCTCGGCGCCGCGCAAGGCGACGCCCAAGCCGCCGACGCCGGGTCCGGCGGCGGCCCGTCCGGCCGCCCCCAAGCCCCCGGCGCCCGGCCCCAAGCCGGCCGGTGCCCCCGAGGGCCAGCGCGGCACCCCCTCCGCGGCGCCCACTCCGGGCCCGCGTCCCACGCCGGCTGCCCGTCCGGCCGCCGGCCCCAAGCCGGGTCCCGCGCCGGCGGCTCCGGCGCAGCCCGAGTTCACCGCGCCGCCCACCCCCGCGCCCAAGCCCGCCGCGGCCAAGCCGGGCGCGCCCGCCAAGCCGGGTGCCACTCCCGGTCCGCGCCCCGGCGCCCGTCCGGGCGCACCGGGCCAGGGCCAGGGCCAGGGCGGCCAGCGCGAGGGTGGTCAGCGCGAAGGCGGCCAGGGCGGCCGTGGCGGCCCGCGTCCGGGCCAGGAGCGTCCGCGTCCGGGTGGTCCCCGTCCGGCCGGTCCCCGTCCCGGTAACAACCCCTTCACCTCCGGTGGCTCCACCGGTATGGCGCGCCCGCAGGCGCCCCGTCCCGGTGGCGCCCCGCGTCCCGGCGGCCAGCCCGGCGGCGGTCCGCGTCCGCAGGGCGGCGGCCAGGGCGGTCCGGGCCGCGGCCAGGGCGGTCCCGGCGGTCCCCGGCCCACTCCGGGCCAGATGCCCCGTCCGCAGGGTGCCCAGGGCGGCGGCCCGCGTCCGGGTCCCGGTGGCGCGCGTCCGAACCCGGGCATGATGCCGCAGCGTCCGGCCGCGGGCCCGCGTCCGGGCCCCGGTGGCGGCGGTGGCGGTCGCGGTCCCGGCGGCGGCGGTCGTCCGGGCGGCGGCGGTCGTCCCGGTGGCGGCGGCGGCTTCGCCGGTCGTCCCGGCGGTGGCGGCGGCGGTCGTCCCGGTGGCGGCGGCGGTTTCGCCGGCCGTCCGGGGGGTCCCGGCGGCGGTGGCGGCTTCGGTGGCGGCGGTGGCCGTCCCGGCTTCGGTGGCCGTCCCGGCGGTCCCGGTGGCCGCGGTGGCACGCAGGGCGCCTTCGGCCGTCCCGGCGGTCCGGCGCGTCGTGGCCGTAAGTCGAAGCGGCAGAGGCGCCAGGAGTACGAGGCCATGCAGGCCCCGTCGGTCGGCGGTGTGATGCTGCCGCGCGGCAACGGCCAGACGGTCCGGCTGTCGCGGGGTGCCTCGCTCACCGACTTCGCGGAGAAGATCAACGCCAACCCGGCGTCGCTGGTCGCCGTCATGCTCAACCTCGGCGAGATGGTCACCGCGACGCAGTCCGTCTCCGACGAGACGCTTCAGCTTCTCGCCGACGAGATGAACTACAACGTCGAGATCGTCAGCCCGGAGGAGGAGGACCGCGAGCTTCTCGAGTCCTTCGACATCGAGTTCGGCGAGGACGAGGGCGGCGAGGAGATGCTCTCCGCGCGTCCGCCGGTGGTGACCGTCATGGGTCACGTCGACCACGGTAAGACCCGACTGCTGGACGCGATCCGCAAGACCAACGTGGTCGCGGGCGAGGCCGGCGGCATCACCCAGCACATCGGTGCCTACCAGGTCTCGACCGAGGTCAACGACGAAGAGCGCAGGATCACCTTCATCGACACCCCGGGTCACGAGGCGTTCACCGCCATGCGTGCCCGTGGTGCCAAGTCGACCGACATCGCGATCCTCGTGGTGGCGGCCAACGACGGTGTGATGCCCCAGACGATCGAGGCGCTGAACCACGCCAAGGCGGCCGATGTGCCGATCGTGGTCGCGGTCAACAAGATCGACGTCGAGGGCGCGGACCCGACCAAGGTGCGCGGTCAGCTGACCGAGTACGGCCTGGTGGCCGAGGAGTACGGCGGCGACACCATGTTCGTCGACATCTCCGCCAAGCAGGGTCTGCACATCGACAGCCTGCTGGAGGCCGTCGTCCTCACCGCCGACGCCTCGCTCGACCTGCGGGCCAACTCGGAGCAGGACGCACAGGGCATCGCGATCGAGGCCCACCTCGACCGCGGCCGCGGCGCCGTGGCCACCGTGCTGGTCCAGCGCGGCACCCTGCGGGTCGGCGACACGATGGTCGTCGGCGACGCGTACGGCCGCGTCCGGGCGATGCTCGACGACAACGGGAACAACGTGGCGGAGGCCGGCCCGGCGACCCCGGTCCTGGTGCTCGGTCTGACCAACGTGCCCGGTGCGGGTGACAACTTCCTCGTCGTGGACGAGGACCGCACCGCCCGCCAGATCGCCGAGAAGCGCGCCGCCCGCGAGCGGAACGCGGCGTTCGCCAAGCGCACCCGCCGGGTCTCCCTGGAGGACCTGGACAAGGTGCTCAAGGCCGGTCAGGTCCAGCAGCTCAACCTCATCATCAAGGGCGACGCGTCCGGTTCGGTGGAGGCTCTCGAGTCCTCGCTGCTCCAGCTCGACGTCGGCGAAGAGGTGGACCTGCGGGTGCTGCACCGCGGTGTGGGTGCGGTCACCGAGACCGACATCGACCTGGCGACGGGCTCGGACGCCATCGTCATCGGCTTCAACGTGCGCGCCGACGGGCGTGCCACGCAGATGGCCGAGCGCGAGGGCGTGGACGTCCGCTACTACTCGGTCATCTACCAGGTGATCGAGGAGATCGAGGCGGCCCTGAAGGGCATGCTCAAGCCGGAGTACGAAGAGGTCGAGCTCGGTACGGCGGAGATCCGCGAGGTCTTCCGCTCGTCCAAGCTGGGCAACATCGCGGGTGTGCTCATCCGCTCCGGCGAGGTCAAGCGGAACACCAAGGCCCGCCTCGTCCGCGACGGCAAGGTCATCGCGGAGAACCTCAACATCGAGGGCCTGCGCCGGTTCAAGGACGACGTCACCGAGATTCGGGAAGGCTTCGAGGGCGGTATCAACCTCGGCAGCTACAACGACATCAAGGTCGACGACGTCATCGCGACGTACGAGATGCGCGAGAAGCCGCGCGGCTGA
- the nusA gene encoding transcription termination factor NusA codes for MDIDMSALRGLVREKEISFDLLVEAIESALLIAYHRTEGSRRRARVELNRDTGHVTVWAREDDEDLTEGQEPQEFDDTPSGFGRIAAMTAKQVILQRLRDAEEEITFGEYAGREGDVVAGVVQQGKDPKNVLVDIGRLEAILPVQEQVPGEDYAHGTRLRTYVVRVVKGVRGPSVTLSRTHPNLVKKLFALEVPEIADGSVEIAAIAREAGHRTKIAVRSTRTGLNAKGACIGPMGGRVRSVMAELHGEKIDIVDWSDDPAELVANALSPARVSKVEVVDLAARSARVTVPDYQLSLAIGKEGQNARLAARLTGWRIDIRPDTEQSGDQG; via the coding sequence GTGGACATCGACATGAGTGCCCTGCGGGGTCTGGTGCGAGAGAAGGAGATCTCCTTCGACCTGCTGGTCGAGGCGATCGAATCGGCCCTCCTCATCGCCTATCACCGCACCGAGGGAAGCCGTCGCCGGGCCCGCGTGGAGCTCAACCGCGACACCGGCCATGTGACCGTCTGGGCCCGCGAGGACGACGAGGACCTGACGGAGGGGCAGGAGCCCCAGGAGTTCGACGACACCCCCTCCGGCTTCGGCCGGATCGCCGCGATGACCGCGAAGCAGGTCATCCTCCAGCGGCTGCGGGACGCCGAGGAGGAGATCACCTTCGGCGAGTACGCGGGGCGGGAGGGCGATGTCGTCGCGGGCGTCGTCCAGCAGGGCAAGGACCCCAAGAACGTGCTGGTGGACATCGGCCGTCTCGAGGCGATCCTGCCGGTGCAGGAGCAGGTCCCGGGCGAGGACTACGCCCACGGCACCCGGCTGCGTACGTACGTCGTACGAGTCGTCAAGGGCGTGCGCGGACCGTCGGTGACCCTTTCGCGTACGCATCCCAATCTGGTCAAGAAGCTCTTCGCGCTCGAGGTGCCGGAGATCGCGGACGGCTCGGTGGAGATCGCGGCGATCGCCCGCGAGGCGGGCCACCGCACCAAGATCGCGGTCCGGTCCACCCGTACGGGGCTGAACGCCAAGGGCGCGTGCATCGGCCCGATGGGCGGGCGGGTGCGCAGCGTGATGGCCGAGCTGCACGGCGAGAAGATCGACATCGTCGACTGGTCGGACGACCCCGCTGAGCTGGTGGCGAACGCGCTGTCACCCGCGCGGGTGAGCAAGGTCGAGGTGGTCGACCTGGCGGCCCGCTCGGCCCGGGTCACCGTGCCGGACTACCAGCTGTCGCTCGCCATCGGCAAGGAGGGGCAGAACGCCCGGCTGGCGGCGCGGCTGACCGGCTGGCGGATCGACATCCGGCCGGACACCGAGCAGTCGGGTGATCAAGGCTGA